A window of the Bradyrhizobium ottawaense genome harbors these coding sequences:
- a CDS encoding DUF1028 domain-containing protein, whose product MTWSIIARDSLTGQFGIAVATKFFAVGARVPHIAAGIGGVATQALVNPYYGIDGLALLREGREPRAIVETLIAADAGRESRQLHIMDANGRIAAFTGRECVDWCGHVQGDGFSIAGNMLAGASVLDDTAKALVANASLPFAQRLIAALKAGEAAGGDKRGKQSAALLIHGEEEWSDLDLRVDDHADPLAELERLEQVSRERWVHFRPFLPTRKNPAGITDRAKIDASVEAATAGKA is encoded by the coding sequence ATGACCTGGTCGATCATCGCCCGCGATTCCCTGACCGGCCAGTTCGGTATCGCGGTTGCGACCAAGTTTTTCGCGGTCGGCGCCCGTGTGCCGCATATCGCGGCCGGCATCGGCGGCGTCGCGACGCAGGCGCTGGTCAATCCCTATTACGGCATTGATGGTCTCGCATTGTTGCGTGAGGGACGCGAGCCCCGCGCGATCGTCGAAACGCTGATCGCCGCCGATGCCGGCCGCGAGAGCCGGCAACTGCACATCATGGATGCCAACGGCCGTATTGCCGCCTTTACCGGCCGCGAATGCGTCGACTGGTGCGGCCATGTTCAGGGCGACGGCTTCTCTATCGCCGGCAACATGCTGGCGGGCGCATCCGTACTCGACGACACTGCAAAGGCGCTTGTCGCCAACGCCAGCCTTCCCTTTGCGCAGCGGCTGATCGCAGCCTTAAAGGCCGGCGAGGCCGCCGGCGGCGACAAGCGCGGCAAGCAGTCGGCGGCGCTGTTGATCCACGGCGAGGAGGAGTGGTCCGATCTCGACCTGCGCGTCGACGACCACGCCGATCCGCTGGCCGAACTCGAACGGCTCGAGCAAGTCAGCCGCGAGCGCTGGGTGCATTTCCGCCCCTTTCTGCCGACGCGAAAGAACCCGGCCGGAATCACCGACCGCGCGAAAATCGACGCAAGCGTCGAAGCGGCCACCGCGGGCAAGGCATGA
- a CDS encoding ABC transporter ATP-binding protein produces the protein MTAGPLIEIEGLRVVFHGDDGRTTHAVDSVDLSVANGATLGLVGESGCGKSVTSLAIMGLLSKHSAEVSGSIRFDGFDLLDVPDQTLRDLRGNRLAMIFQEPMTSLNPSFTIGDQIIETILRHRGGSKRQARERAIELLRRVHIPSPDKRIDDYPHKLSGGMRQRVMIAMALACDPRLLIADEPTTALDVTLQAQILDLMRELKAASGAAIILITHDLGVVAEVCDEVAVMYAGEIVERASVNELFANPQHPYTVGLLGSIPRLDRRTSHLATIEGMVPNMANPPAGCRFAARCPFVVAACIAAPPPLAMVSDGHASRCIRAPLERLVS, from the coding sequence ATGACGGCAGGCCCGCTGATCGAAATCGAGGGCCTGCGCGTCGTCTTCCATGGCGACGACGGCCGTACGACCCATGCGGTCGACAGCGTCGACCTCAGCGTCGCCAATGGTGCCACGCTTGGACTGGTCGGCGAGTCCGGCTGCGGCAAGAGCGTGACGTCGCTTGCCATCATGGGACTGTTGTCAAAGCACTCGGCCGAGGTCTCGGGCTCGATCCGCTTCGATGGCTTCGACCTGCTCGACGTGCCCGACCAGACCCTGCGCGACCTCAGGGGAAATCGCCTGGCGATGATCTTTCAGGAGCCGATGACGTCGCTCAATCCGAGTTTTACGATCGGCGACCAGATCATCGAGACGATTTTGCGCCATCGTGGCGGCTCCAAGCGCCAGGCGCGCGAGCGCGCGATCGAACTGCTGCGCCGCGTCCATATCCCCTCGCCCGACAAGCGGATCGACGACTATCCGCACAAGCTGTCCGGCGGCATGCGTCAGCGCGTGATGATCGCGATGGCGCTGGCCTGCGATCCCCGCCTGCTGATCGCCGACGAACCGACTACGGCCCTCGATGTCACCTTGCAGGCGCAGATCCTCGACCTGATGCGCGAATTGAAGGCGGCAAGCGGTGCCGCGATCATCCTGATCACCCACGACCTCGGCGTCGTCGCCGAAGTCTGCGACGAGGTCGCGGTGATGTATGCCGGCGAGATCGTCGAACGGGCGTCGGTGAATGAGCTGTTCGCCAACCCGCAACATCCCTACACGGTCGGCCTGCTCGGCTCGATCCCGCGGCTCGACCGCCGCACCTCGCATCTGGCAACGATCGAGGGCATGGTGCCGAACATGGCCAACCCGCCAGCCGGATGCCGCTTCGCCGCACGTTGCCCCTTCGTCGTCGCGGCCTGCATCGCCGCCCCGCCGCCGCTGGCGATGGTGAGCGACGGCCACGCCTCGCGCTGCATCCGGGCGCCGCTGGAGAGGCTGGTATCATGA
- a CDS encoding ABC transporter ATP-binding protein gives MTALLEVEGLVKHFVAARSVFGRPTAHVKAVDGVSFTVEAGKTLALVGESGCGKSTVSRLVLRLIEADAGSVRFEGRDLGTLDATALRAFRRDAQIIFQDPYASLNPRMTVSQILTEPLALHDLVPSPRRRERVEQLLRLVGLEPRFARRYPHEFSGGQRQRIAIARALAVEPKLIICDEPVSALDVSIRSQILNLLRDLQDRLGLAYIFVSHDLAVVKHIADRVAVMNLGTIVETAEAQALFAAPKHPYSRALLSAIPVPRPPAKRSRIVLEGEMPSALNPPSGCRFHTRCPYAIARCRAEVPPLLADASGHATACHRTAELPPPENIVPADGGFSPTLEKLVAAFSGGAEGVARTGVDQSGTQPAVV, from the coding sequence ATGACAGCGCTCCTGGAAGTCGAAGGCCTGGTCAAACATTTCGTCGCCGCGCGTTCGGTGTTCGGCCGCCCCACCGCTCACGTCAAGGCGGTCGACGGCGTCAGCTTCACCGTCGAAGCCGGCAAGACGCTGGCGCTGGTTGGCGAATCCGGCTGCGGCAAGTCCACCGTCAGCCGATTGGTGCTGCGGCTGATCGAGGCGGATGCAGGCAGCGTCCGTTTCGAGGGCCGCGACCTCGGCACGCTGGACGCCACGGCGTTGCGGGCCTTTCGGCGCGACGCACAGATCATCTTTCAGGATCCGTATGCCTCGCTCAACCCGCGCATGACGGTCAGCCAGATCCTGACCGAGCCGCTGGCGCTGCACGACCTGGTGCCCTCCCCGCGCCGGCGCGAACGGGTCGAGCAACTGTTGCGGCTGGTCGGCCTCGAGCCACGATTCGCGCGCCGCTATCCGCATGAATTTTCCGGCGGCCAGCGTCAGCGTATCGCCATCGCCCGGGCACTGGCGGTGGAACCGAAACTGATCATCTGCGACGAACCGGTATCGGCGCTCGACGTCTCGATCCGCTCGCAAATCCTCAACCTGTTGCGCGACCTGCAGGACCGGCTTGGCCTAGCCTATATCTTTGTCAGCCACGATCTCGCCGTAGTGAAGCACATTGCCGACCGGGTCGCGGTGATGAATCTCGGAACCATCGTCGAGACGGCGGAAGCGCAGGCGCTGTTCGCCGCGCCAAAGCATCCCTATAGCCGCGCGCTGTTGTCGGCGATCCCGGTGCCGAGGCCGCCGGCCAAACGCAGCCGCATCGTGCTGGAAGGCGAGATGCCGAGCGCGCTCAATCCACCCTCCGGCTGCCGCTTTCACACCCGCTGCCCCTACGCCATCGCACGCTGTCGCGCCGAGGTTCCCCCATTGCTCGCCGATGCCTCCGGACACGCTACCGCCTGTCACCGCACGGCGGAGCTGCCACCGCCCGAAAACATCGTGCCGGCCGACGGCGGCTTTTCGCCGACGCTGGAAAAATTGGTCGCCGCCTTCAGCGGCGGTGCGGAAGGTGTGGCCCGCACCGGGGTTGATCAATCAGGAACACAGCCGGCAGTGGTGTAA